In a single window of the Candidatus Eisenbacteria bacterium genome:
- a CDS encoding glycosyltransferase family 2 protein, which produces MTATPHISAVVPLFNEAESLRELNAELTRALEALGPAWEILYIDDGSRDGSDRVIAELAAADARVRGVSLRRNFGKSAGLATGFRLAQGEWIVTLDADLQDDPAELPRLIAKLEEGFDLVSGWKQKRHDPITKTLPSKLFNAVTAWVSGVRLHDFNCGFKLYRREVVESIEVYGELHRFMPALAHWRGFRVAEAIVQHRARRYGRSKFGASRFVNGFLDLLAAAFISTAGLKPLHVFGRIGLSFIAVAAAVAIYFVVLFIGGEPIRVRPLMLFGAGLGLVGVQLILMGLLGEMIAALSARAEYPLRARYNLAEDA; this is translated from the coding sequence GTGACCGCCACTCCCCACATTTCGGCCGTGGTGCCGCTGTTCAACGAGGCCGAGAGCCTGCGCGAGCTGAACGCCGAGCTGACGCGCGCGCTCGAAGCACTCGGGCCCGCGTGGGAGATCCTCTACATCGACGACGGTTCGCGCGACGGCTCCGATCGCGTGATCGCCGAGCTGGCGGCCGCGGATGCGCGGGTGCGCGGCGTCTCTCTGAGACGCAACTTCGGAAAGTCGGCGGGGCTCGCGACCGGCTTCCGACTCGCGCAAGGGGAGTGGATCGTCACGCTCGACGCCGACCTGCAGGACGATCCCGCCGAGCTGCCGCGCCTGATCGCGAAACTCGAAGAAGGCTTCGACCTGGTGTCGGGCTGGAAGCAGAAGCGCCACGATCCGATCACCAAGACGCTGCCCTCCAAGTTGTTCAACGCGGTGACCGCGTGGGTGTCGGGCGTGCGGCTGCATGACTTCAACTGCGGCTTCAAGCTCTATCGCCGGGAAGTCGTCGAGTCGATCGAGGTCTACGGCGAGCTGCATCGGTTCATGCCGGCGCTCGCGCACTGGCGCGGCTTCCGGGTCGCCGAGGCGATCGTCCAGCACCGCGCGCGCCGCTACGGACGTAGCAAGTTCGGCGCCTCGCGGTTCGTGAATGGGTTCCTCGACCTGCTGGCCGCGGCGTTCATCTCGACCGCCGGCTTGAAGCCGTTGCATGTGTTCGGGCGCATCGGGCTCTCGTTCATCGCAGTGGCCGCCGCGGTCGCGATCTACTTCGTCGTGCTGTTCATCGGCGGCGAGCCGATCCGCGTGCGCCCGCTGATGCTGTTCGGCGCAGGCCTCGGCCTGGTCGGCGTTCAGCTAATTCTGATGGGGCTGCTCGGAGAGATGATCGCGGCACTCTCGGCGCGCGCCGAATACCCGCTGCGCGCCCGCTACAACCTGGCGGAGGACGCCTGA